The DNA segment ATGATGAAGTTTTCCTTATGGGTCGCATGCACTGGTTAAGCATTACGGGTGGGCTTTTATTGCTCTGCGCCTCTTCTCTTTATGGGCAAGAACTCCCTCCCGCGCAACGGCAAACGCTGCCGCTTCCTTTTCAGCAACTGCTGCAGCGGCAACTGGAACGATCTGCCGAAGGACTTGCCCTGGAGGGTCCGGTTCGACCAGAAGCCTATCGTGTCGGTCCCGGCGATGTCCTCACGATCCTGATCGGGGGTGCCTTTGGCCAGAAGCTACGGGTGGAAGTCTCCGCCGAAGGCAAACTAACCCTGGCTGAAATCGGCGTGTTACCTGTGGCCGGGAAGTCCCTGGCTGCCGTGCGGGATACCGTACAACGCTTTCTGCGGCCCCATTTTGCAAACGTCCCTATTGAAGTCACGCTGAGCAGACCGCGCTCTTTTTACGTCCACATTACCGGAGCGGTACCCAGACCAGGACGCGTGCGCGCATCGGCTACTGCACGCGTCAGCGATATCATTGAAGCGGCCTTTGAATCCCCTTCGGAGATTACCCCACCGCCTTCTTCCGAAGTTGCTCAAGAGTCGCCAGCCTTGCTTTCCGCTCCGTTTTTACGGACGTATCGTGCTGAATCCTCGTCCGACTTTATGCCCGCCCTCCGCAACGTCTTGCTACACCGCCGCGACAGTACCACCCTGCGCATCGACCTGTTGCGCTACTACACGACGGGCACGCTGGCGCACAATCCTTATTTGCAGGATGGTGACGTCATTGAGGTACCTTCCTTTCATGTGCAGCGCGATGCGGTAATTGTACAGGGCCCCGTTCCCTATCCCGGAGCCTACGATGTGCGCCCTGACGATACGGTGCTCGATCTTCTTGTAGTGGCAGCAGGACGCGACGGCTTACACCACCTCACCGAAGTCCGGCTCATCCGCAAACCCGCTGCAGCCGATACAGCGACAGCCTCCCAGCTTATTACAATCGACTCCTTGCTGCAGCATCCGACGCGGGCCCCTCGGCTCCGGCCAGGTGATCGCGTGATGGTTCTTGAACCAGAGATGGCCACAGCCGCAGCCTACGGTTTTGTGCGCTACCCTGGCACCTACCCCATCACGCATGGCAAAACCACGGTGCGTCAGCTCATCAAAATGGCCGGAGGCCTCCTGCCCGAAGCCAACCCCCGCGTTGCTTACATTGAGCGAACCCGCTCGTTCTACTTTAAAGGTACGGCTCAGGCCACCGACCTGGATTTCTTTGGCCGCGCATACCTGCGCCAATCTCTGCAGACGAACCGAATTGTCGTCAATGTCGCGGATATTCTGGAGGGGAAGGCCCCCGACCTGCCCCTGTATGACGGCGACCGCGTGGTGATTCCCCGGAATGAACAAACGGTTTTTGTAGCAGGCCATGTCGCTAAACCAGGCTATGTGCCCTATCAACCTGGCCAGCCTGCCCGCTACTATATCCTGCAGGCAGGAGGCCTGGGCCCCCAGGCCCGAGCCGTGTACGTTTTCGATGCCGGCACTGGACAGGTGCGGCGTGGACTGGAGGCCCCGGTTTATTCCGGCGATACGATCTTTGTGGATCGTCAGCCAATGGCCGACACGCCAGAAATTGCGCAGTTGGTGCTGAACGACCAGATTTCCCGCCGTCAACATCGCATTCTGACCGTTCAGACCATCCTGACCGGAATTTCGACCATTGTCGGCATCATCACTGCCTATGCCGCCATTACCCGTTGATGGCCCTATGGCTGCCCAACCTACATCCAATGCGCAGCACGAACGAACGTGGGAGGCATTGCGCCACCTTTACGGGGCGCGTCGCTGGATCGCTGGAATCACCGCACTGGCTGCTATCGGATCGCTTATTGTCAGCCTGCTGCTGCCCAACTGGTACCGGGCCACTGCCCGCGTACTCCCCCCGGCCGGCGCTGGCCTCAGCCCTCTGGCCTCGCAGCTATTAAACAATCTGCCCGGCTTTCTCGGAGGGATGCTGGGAGGGGGCAGCACGGCCGGTTACGAGCGCTACCTGAGCATTCTCTCCAGCCGAACGATGCAGGAGCGACTGGTCGACCACTTCAATCTGATCGCAGTCTATGGATTGGAGGATGAGGAGCATCCCCGCGAGGCAGCCATTGAAGAGCTGCGCGACAATATTTCCTTCGACGTAGACCCCGACTTTGAGTACCTCGAGATCTCGGTGCTTGACCGCGACCCGCAACGAGCAGCCGACATGGCCAACTTCATGGTAGCGGAGCTCAACCGGATCAACGCGGATCTGCTCACGCAAAGTGCTCGGCGCTACCGAGCGTACGTCGAACGACGCTACCGGGAAGCGCTGGCCCGCCTCGACTCGGTACTGGACGCCCAGCAAGCCTTCCACGAGCAATACGGTCTGTTCGATCTGGAAGCGCAGGCGCGCGGCTTCCTGGAGTACGTGGCCACGCTCCGCGCCGAGGCACTTCAGACGGAAATGCAGTACGAGGCGCTCCGCACCCAGTTTGGCGACGAAAATCCCCAGGTGCGCGTGCTGGCAAAAATGAAAGCAACGGCCGAACGGCGCTA comes from the Rhodothermus profundi genome and includes:
- a CDS encoding GumC family protein, translating into MAAQPTSNAQHERTWEALRHLYGARRWIAGITALAAIGSLIVSLLLPNWYRATARVLPPAGAGLSPLASQLLNNLPGFLGGMLGGGSTAGYERYLSILSSRTMQERLVDHFNLIAVYGLEDEEHPREAAIEELRDNISFDVDPDFEYLEISVLDRDPQRAADMANFMVAELNRINADLLTQSARRYRAYVERRYREALARLDSVLDAQQAFHEQYGLFDLEAQARGFLEYVATLRAEALQTEMQYEALRTQFGDENPQVRVLAKMKATAERRYQEALEGQERLLPVPQQEIPAALRQYFELERERLLQTRILEVLAPLYEQARFEEERRVEAVQVVDPAVPPVKKAWPRRSLIVLGITLAALALSILFVLAHAWWQTQRELLRQHVFQPPTATSSSPQPQSAEQA
- a CDS encoding polysaccharide biosynthesis/export family protein, producing the protein MHWLSITGGLLLLCASSLYGQELPPAQRQTLPLPFQQLLQRQLERSAEGLALEGPVRPEAYRVGPGDVLTILIGGAFGQKLRVEVSAEGKLTLAEIGVLPVAGKSLAAVRDTVQRFLRPHFANVPIEVTLSRPRSFYVHITGAVPRPGRVRASATARVSDIIEAAFESPSEITPPPSSEVAQESPALLSAPFLRTYRAESSSDFMPALRNVLLHRRDSTTLRIDLLRYYTTGTLAHNPYLQDGDVIEVPSFHVQRDAVIVQGPVPYPGAYDVRPDDTVLDLLVVAAGRDGLHHLTEVRLIRKPAAADTATASQLITIDSLLQHPTRAPRLRPGDRVMVLEPEMATAAAYGFVRYPGTYPITHGKTTVRQLIKMAGGLLPEANPRVAYIERTRSFYFKGTAQATDLDFFGRAYLRQSLQTNRIVVNVADILEGKAPDLPLYDGDRVVIPRNEQTVFVAGHVAKPGYVPYQPGQPARYYILQAGGLGPQARAVYVFDAGTGQVRRGLEAPVYSGDTIFVDRQPMADTPEIAQLVLNDQISRRQHRILTVQTILTGISTIVGIITAYAAITR